A region from the Silene latifolia isolate original U9 population chromosome 7, ASM4854445v1, whole genome shotgun sequence genome encodes:
- the LOC141589829 gene encoding uncharacterized protein LOC141589829 yields the protein MKKVRASEHVSAIFQKRLPQKCSDPGMFTIPCKIGDLDCQHAMLDFGASINVLPNYLYESLKLGPLKPTRTVISLADRSNIYPKGVVEDVLVKVGEMLFPADFYVIEMEPEKGFTPILLGRPFMRTSNTKIDVSSGRLTMEFEGEKIEYSIHEAMKYPSETSSL from the coding sequence ATGAAAAAGgtaagggctagtgaacatgtgtcgGCAATTTTTCAAAAACGGTTGCCACAAAAATGTAGTGACCCGGGCATGTTCACCATCCCTTGTAAAATTGGTGACTTGGATTGTCAACATGCTATGCTTGATTTTGGTGCATCTATTAATGTCTTGCCCAATTATCTTTATGAGTCACTCAAGTTAGGGCCTTTGAAACCGACTCGTACGGTCATTTCTTTAGCCGATAGGTCCAATATCTATCCTAAAGGGGTTGTGGAGGATGTCTTGGTGAAGGTGGGGGAAATGCTTTTCCCCGCCGACTTCTATGTGATTGAAATGGAACCCGAGAAAGGCTTCACTCCCattttgttgggaaggcctttcatgagaacttcCAACACCAAGATTGATGTATCTAGTGGACGCCTCACAATGGAATTTGAGGGGGAAAAGATTGAGTATAGCATACATGAGGCTATGAAATACCCATCCGAGACTTCATCCTTGTGA